The Fibrobacter sp. UWB5 genomic sequence CACCTGGCTTGATAGCGGCGCAGGCGGCTTCGACTTCAGGACCCACGCAGTCGGAGAGGAACTTCACCGGCTTCTTGATGAGTTCTTCGAGCTTCTTGGCAACCGGAGCGAGCGTGTACTTCATGTTCTTTTCGCCATTCGGACGGCCGAGGTGGGAAGCGAGCACGACGGCTGCACCCTTGTCGAGAGCGTACTGGATGGTCGGGAGAGCGGCTTCGATACGCTTGGTGTTGGTGATTTCGCCAGTCACCTTGTCCTGCGGAACGTTGAAGTCAACACGGATGAACACGCGCTTGCCGGCGAGTTCGAGATCTTCGATAGAAAGCTTTGCCATTGTAGCAATCCTCTGTTAGGGTTAAAATTTTACGGGCTAAAATATAGTAAAAAAGAAACCCCTTTGAATTGGTGCCGCTTTGTTGCATAGACCGTGTAAATATTGCTAAACATTAGACTGGAGAGAACATTATGTGCACGGCTGTATATTACAAAACAATTATTTTCAGTACCATTATACGCATTTTTTTATATATTTCCATCAAAAATTAGACATTTTGGAGTACAAATGAAACGTTCACTTTTGATGGTCCTTTGCCTGTCTGTCGTATCCGCTTTCGCAAGCATTTACGATATCGATGAATTTACCGCCAAGGATGCTGGTGTACCCGATGACTACATCGTAGCCGAATTCGGTGGCGAACTCAAGGTCGCTCCGGCTGACGAGGTCTCCTCTTTGCAGAGTGGCCGCTTGGTTGTGCGTCAGAAATTTGAAGACCCGTTTGGTGAATCTGAAACCTCTTACCAGCTCTACCAGGGTGGTAAAGGCGACCTTTCTTCCATGACTCCGATGACCGCCGAAGGCGTTGACTACTCCAAGCTCGTTAACGCTAAGCTCTATACTCGCCGCGGTGCCGCTGCCGATAAGGATGTCGAAAAGGTTTACTTCGACGGTAAGGCTGTCTATGCTCCCGGCCTTTCGACCGCAGTGGTGTATATCGATGGCAAGGCTGTTGAATTGAAGGGCGAAGCTCCTGCTGCCGCTGAAGAAGAAGAGGAAGAATCTGTTGCAGCCGCTCCTGCCGTTCCGAGCAGCCAGGCTGAAGAATGTGACGAATACGATCCGGATTGCGAAGACGACGATGATGAAGACTACAGCAAATACAAGACTTCCGCTCCGGTTGAAGACGATCGTGACTACGCTGCAAGCGCTGCTGCAAGTGACGTGGGTGACCGTTTCGGTATTGCTGACGAAGTCCGTTTCTGGACGGCCGTCGGCCTCTCTGCCTTGGCAGTCACTGCCGCCGTGGTTGGAATCATGCAGCACAGCAAGGCTAACGAAGCCAAGGATGCCTACGACAACTTGAGCGGCTTGAACAGCCAGATCCTGAGCGCTTGCCACGATCCGGGCGAAGCAAACCCGGCCAAGTGCGAAGAAATCATGGCGTCGCAGGTAAGGCAAGAAGCCTGGACCCTGCGCGATCTCCAGAGAAGAATGGAAGAAGACAAGAAGACACAGGATTCTTATACGTCTGCCCGTAACATCTGGTTCGGCGTTTCTGCAGCCGCAATCGCAGGTGCTGTCGTACTCTTCGTATGGTAGTCGAAACCGGAAAAATCACGATTCGTGATTTGGAATTCAACTGCATTATTGGAACGCTCCCTTACGAGCGCGAAAATATGCAGCCGGTTGTTCTGAATATTTCGGTGTGGCTTGATTTTACTCTTGCCGCCCGAAATGAAGATCTTGCCCATTCTATCGATTATGTGCAACTAGCTGACGACGTGCAGGATTTTGTCTGCAGGTCGTCTTTCCAGCTAGAAGAAACCTTGGTGCTTGAAACGGCCAAGTATATCTTGAACCACTACCCGAAGACGCTTGCCGCAGAAGTCTCTGTCCGTAAGCCGTTGGCAATCCCGCAAAGCGCAGGAGCCGAATCGAGTATCAAGGTGATTCGCTAGCTTCTGAAGGCGCGGTAGCGCAGGGCTTCAGAAAGGTCTATAATTTCAACGGAATCGGATTTTCGAAGGTCGGCGATTGTTCTGCCGACCTTTAATAGTCTGTAAAAGCCGCGGGCGCTGAGCCCCATTCTGTCGGCGGCGTTGATGGCGAACTGTTCGGTTTCTGCCGAAAGCTTGCAGCTCTTCTTGGCAAAGTCCGAAGTCATCTCGGCGTTCGTCTTGAACGGTGTCCCCTCGAATCGCTTGCGCTGGATTTCCCGGGCGCTACAGATTCGCTT encodes the following:
- a CDS encoding dihydroneopterin aldolase, translating into MVVETGKITIRDLEFNCIIGTLPYERENMQPVVLNISVWLDFTLAARNEDLAHSIDYVQLADDVQDFVCRSSFQLEETLVLETAKYILNHYPKTLAAEVSVRKPLAIPQSAGAESSIKVIR